Proteins from a genomic interval of Lolium perenne isolate Kyuss_39 chromosome 1, Kyuss_2.0, whole genome shotgun sequence:
- the LOC127347805 gene encoding BTB/POZ and MATH domain-containing protein 2-like — protein sequence MRTASTCYPSAVRGTHTFKITGYNLHRSLGAGKGKPLQSATFDVGGYLWRIKYIPEWMFEEEDSTDLAFILLHLVTDDAEVRALVEFRLLDPANKLPPSVVLSKKRLSVFKRGPALGTLLQPSTYLRDDSLVIECDITVLKESMVTAATFDISVPPSDLAEYFKELLEKEEDADVVFKVKDEVFPAHKIVIAARSPVFKAELFGPMSDMTRRNITIEDMQPAVFKALLYFIYTDSLPSMENLEGDDGKEMVKHLLVAADRYAMERMKVMCESNLCKSLDVENVTGTLALADQHHCSELKNACLEFIASPGRMDDVMASQGYAHLKRSCPAVVIDVFERAKKSRGI from the coding sequence ATGAGGACGGCGTCGACGTGCTACCCAAGCGCTGTGCGGGGCACACACACGTTCAAGATCACCGGCTACAACCTTCACAGGAGCCTCGGCGCCGGCAAGGGCAAGCCCCTGCAGTCCGCCACCTTCGATGTCGGTGGCTACCTCTGGCGCATCAAGTACATCCCCGAGTGGATGTTTGAGGAGGAGGACAGTACAGATCTTGCATTCATTTTGCTTCACCTTGTGACCGATGATGCCGAGGTGAGGGCGTTGGTGGAGTTCAGGTTGCTCGACCCGGCCAACAAGCTGCCACCGTCAGTAGTGCTCTCCAAGAAGAggttgtctgtgttcaagcgtggGCCTGCCCTTGGCACCTTGTTACAACCATCGACGTACCTGCGAGATGACAGCCTTGTGATTGAGTGCGACATCACAGTTCTGAAAGAATCCATGGTGACTGCGGCTACCTTCGACATCTCAGTGCCTCCCTCAGATTTGGCAGAGTATTTCAAAGAGTTGCTCGAGAAGGAGGAGGACGCAGATGTCGTCTTCAAGGTTAAAGATGAGGTTTTCCCCGCGCATAAGATTGTCATTGCAGCAAGATCACCTGTCTTCAAAGCGGAGCTCTTTGGGCCGATGAGCGACATGACAAGGCGGAACATAACAATTGAAGACATGCAGCCTGCTGTTTTCAAGGCGTTGCTGTATTTCATCTACACAGATTCGTTGCCTTCCATGGAAAACCTTGAGGGAGATGATGGTAAAGAAATGGTTAAGCACTTGCTCGTTGCTGCAGATAGGTATGCCATGGAAAGGATGAAGGTGATGTGTGAGAGCAACCTTTGCAAAAGTCTCGATGTTGAGAATGTCACCGGTACATTAGCTCTAGCTGACCAGCATCACTGCAGCGAACTCAAAAATGCTTGCCTTGAATTTATCGCTTCTCCAGGTAGAATGGATGACGTGATGGCAAGCCAAGGGTATGCTCACCTCAAAAGATCTTGTCCTGCTGTGGTAATAGATGTCTTCGAGAGGGCAAAAAAGTCCCGCGGAATTTAG
- the LOC127347820 gene encoding uncharacterized protein, translated as MSISIRVCAIPPVLLPEDVDLEAIVHRGEDDCVVDAEGKPAGELAPFLDEVDALGPPLELHLDDSSPMYNHTFTGGPLAARAHGDGNEVLTLQLHEERRHPHSGNVPQVCRTADVKPWCGDLPVGFNEPYIGVTKLHPHDNVPCVQYKPVRKETDKDEVHANVKHCHGLANVKSIMFGIANVKQWHGLGNVKSMMELANSELLQYHRTHPHYHLSGREGLKCLRWGGVTAVLTEEEAAHRRRHVLEDIAPHIQVEVKAEQEHLSSEPGAHRLPIAPYQFDTLLISRGVNWAVQNIPTKTRNSGSQPPVVVPPLLTIPRIRPYFPERLKSDGEPQRGGRQRDLQQHSSFRLQVNPSSKQHKEAVLVPVRMKFRGVCRKLYDYVRYDLREIAFPSSLPDPPGTKRRPKLSLNEKWCILKEATRLYAASWVRDIGPELRPNDYKAKEEPGPNITEEGKTTSEPTMLEDLAVAARGGAETLKPALRRIYMTRASTYTSAVKNYVETYQEGLKDVLDDKAAGKGHQQGNEATKLSTATPPPPSSL; from the exons ATGAGCATCAGCATAAGGGTCTGCGCGATACCTCCTGTTCTCCTTCCTGAAGACGTCGATCTTGAAGCCATCGTCCATAGAGGTGAAGACGATTGTGTCGTCGACGCGGAGGGCAAGCCTGCGGGCGAACTCGCTCCATTCCTTGATGAAGTCGACGCGCTCGGCCCTCCACTAGAGTTGCACCTTGACGACAGCTCGCCCATGTACAACCACACCTTCACCGGCGGGCCATT GGCGGCACGGGCGCACGGCGACGGCAATGAGGTACTGACTCTCCAGCTGCATGAAGAACGCCGGCACCCGCACTCTGGCAACGTGCCCCAGGTCTGCAGGACGGCCGACGTGAAGCCTTGGTGCGGTGATCTGCCGGTGGGCTTCAATGAACCCTATATTGGGGTCACGAAGCTGCACCCGCACGATAATGTCCCTTGCGTCCAGTATAAGCCCGTCCGAAAAG AGACGGACAAGGATGAAGTCCATGCCAATGTGAAGCACTGCCATGGACTTGCCAATGTCAAGTCCATCATGTTTGGCATTGCCAATGTCAAGCAATGGCATGGACTTGGCAATGTCAAGTCCATGATGGAGCTTGCCAAT TCGGAGCTGCTACAATATCATCGAACACATCCACATTATCATCTATCAGGAAGAGAGGGATTGAAGTGCTTACGATGGGGTGGTGTGACAGCGGTCCTGACTGAGGAGGAGGCCGCGCACCGGCGCCGGCATGTCCTTGAGGACATCGCACCCCACATCCAGGTGGAGGTGAAGGCGGAGCAGGAGCACCTGTCGTCTG AACCGGGGGCTCACAGACTACCAATCGCGCCCTATCAGTTTGATACACTTCTCATCTCCCGTGGTGTCAACTGGGCTGTACAAAATATCCCAACGAAGACACGGAACTCGGGCAGTCAGCCGCCGGTTGTCGTGCCTCCCCTGCTTACGATACCACGTATCCGCCCCTATTTCCCGGAGCGGCTGAAGTCCGACGGCGAGCCACAGAGAGGTGGCAGGCAGCGTGATCTGCAGCAGCATTCTAGTTTCCGTCTGCAG GTTAATCCATCGTCGAAACAACATAAAGAGGCTGTCCTAGTACCAGTCAGGATGAAGTTCAGAGGCGTCTGCAGGAAGCTGTATGATTACGTGCGGTATGATCTCAGAGAGATTGCGTTCCCGTCTTCTCTGCCAGACCCTCCGGGCACCAAGAGGCGTCCTAAGCTCTCACTGAATGAGAAATGGTGCATCCTCAAGGAGGCAACTAGGCTCTATGCGGCTTCATGGGTCAGGGACATCGGTCCTGAGCTCAGGCCAAATGATTACAAGGCAAAAGAGGAACCCGGCCCCAACATCACCGAGGAGGGGAAGACTACAAGTGAGCCTACCATGCTTGAGGATCTTGCGGTGGCAGCGAGGGGCGGGGCAGAGACCCTGAAGCCCGCGCTACGTCGCATATACATGACCCGTGCGTCGACCTACACGAGTGCGGTGAAGAACTATGTGGAGACATATCAGGAAGGGCTGAAGGATGTCTTGGATGATAAGGCTGCTGGAAAAGGTCACCAGCAAGGCAACGAGGCAACAAAGTTGTCAAcagcgacaccaccaccaccatcatcattgTGA